In Marmota flaviventris isolate mMarFla1 chromosome 17, mMarFla1.hap1, whole genome shotgun sequence, a single genomic region encodes these proteins:
- the Znf286a gene encoding zinc finger protein 286A isoform X2 encodes MKSRNLDMEEVVIMETDLAEMPEKKAMSSQDSPLCQEKNTEEEEVAAMCLTARSQEKVTFKDVAMDFTPEEWGKLDPKQRDMMLENYRNLVSLWLPVSKPENYNLDSGKEPLKLERKTPKCSYSENEGNMHFQCLSDVETLPESKDSSSVQDFSKDESHPIAIIDRLARNSVYDSNLETALECENWLENQQENQEKHLREMFTHMNSLPEDEDHERDIYWKTFGQKSVLITQDRVPKGSYAFHSLGKRLKQKSNLMKKQRTYKEKKPHKCNDCGELFTYHSVLIRHQRVHTGEKPYTCNDCGKSFSHRANLTKHQRTHTRILFACSECKKTFTESSSLAIHQRIHIGERPYECSECGKGFNRSTHLVQHQLIHTGVKPYECNECDKAFIHSSALIKHQRTHTGEKPYRCLECGKAFSHCSSLTKHQRVHTGEKPYECSECGKTFSQSTHLVQHQRIHTGEKPYECQECGKTFSRSSNFAKHQRIHIGKKPYKCSECGKAFIHSSALIQHQRTHTGEKPFRCNECGKSFKCSSSRFRHQRTHIEEKP; translated from the exons ATGAAAAGCAGAAATCTGGACATGGAGGAGGTGGTGATCATGGAGACAGATTTGGCCGAAATGCCTGAGAAAAAAG CCATGTCTTCCCAGGATTCCCCCCTCTGCCAAGAGAAGaacacagaagaggaagaagtggCAGCTATGTGCCTCACAGCCAGATCACAG GAGAAAGTGACATTCAAGGATGTGGCCATGGACTTTACTCCAGAGGAGTGGGGGAAGCTGGATCCTAAACAAAGGGATATGATGCTGGAGAACTATAGGAACCTGGTCTCACTTT gGCTTCCAGTTTCCAAACCTGAGAATTACAATTTGGACAGTGGAAAAGAACCATTAAAGCTTGAGAGAAAAACTCCCAAATGCAGCTATTCAG aaaatgaaggaaatatgcATTTCCAATGTCTTTCAGACGTGGAGACTTTACCTGAGAGCAAAGATTCATCTTCAGTTCAAGATTTTTCCAAAGACGAATCACATCCAATTGCAATAATAGACAGACTGGCAAGAAATAGTGTCTATGACTCCAACTTGGAAACAGCTCTTGAATGTGAAAATTGGTTAGAAAATCAGCAAGAAAATCAGGAGAAACACTTGAGAGAAATGTTTACCCACATGAATTCACTTCCTGAAGATGAAGATCATGAGCGTGATATATACTGGAAAACCTTTGGTCAGAAGTCTGTTCTTATCACTCAAGACAGAGTTCCCAAAGGATCTTATGCCTTTCACTCACTTGGGAAAAGATTGAAACAGAaatcaaatttaatgaaaaaacagAGAACCTATAAAGAGAAAAAACCGCATAAATGTAATGACTGTGGTGAACTTTTCACTTACCATTCAGTGCTTATTCGACACCAGAGAgtccatactggagagaaaccctatacTTGTAATGATTGTGGGAAATCTTTTAGCCACAGAGCTAATTTAACTAAACACCAGAGAACTCATACTAGAATTCTCTTTGCATGTAGTGAATGCAAGAAAACCTTCACGGAAAGCTCATCCCTTGCAATTCACCAGAGAATTCACATTGGAGAGAGACCTTATGAAtgcagtgaatgtgggaaagGTTTTAACCGAAGTACACATCTTGTGCAGCATCAGTTGATTCATACTGGAGTGAAACCTTATGAATGTAATGAATGTGATAaagcttttattcattcatcagcaCTCATTAAACATcaaagaactcacactggagaaaagccctatagATGCCTAGAATGTGGTAAAGCCTTTAGCCATTGTTCATCCCTTACTAAGCATCAGAGAGTTCATACGGGAGAGAAGCCATATGAGTGTAGTGAATGTGGGAAAACTTTTAGTCAGAGCACGCACCTTGTTCAgcatcagagaattcatactggagaaaaacccTATGAGTGTCAAGAATGTGGGAAGACCTTTAGCCGGAGCTCAAATTTTGCTaaacatcagagaattcatattggaaagaaaccctacaaatgtagtgaatgtggaaaagccttcattcattcatcagctCTTATTCAACACCAAAGAACtcatacaggagagaaaccctttagatgtaatgaatgtgggaaaAGCTTTAAGTGTAGTTCATCCCGCTTCAGACATCAAAGAACTCACATAGAAGAGAAACCCTGA
- the Znf286a gene encoding zinc finger protein 286A isoform X3, giving the protein MKSRNLDMEEVVIMETDLAEMPEKKAMSSQDSPLCQEKNTEEEEVAAMCLTARSQEKVTFKDVAMDFTPEEWGKLDPKQRDMMLENYRNLVSLWLPVSKPENYNLDSGKEPLKLERKTPKCSYSDVETLPESKDSSSVQDFSKDESHPIAIIDRLARNSVYDSNLETALECENWLENQQENQEKHLREMFTHMNSLPEDEDHERDIYWKTFGQKSVLITQDRVPKGSYAFHSLGKRLKQKSNLMKKQRTYKEKKPHKCNDCGELFTYHSVLIRHQRVHTGEKPYTCNDCGKSFSHRANLTKHQRTHTRILFACSECKKTFTESSSLAIHQRIHIGERPYECSECGKGFNRSTHLVQHQLIHTGVKPYECNECDKAFIHSSALIKHQRTHTGEKPYRCLECGKAFSHCSSLTKHQRVHTGEKPYECSECGKTFSQSTHLVQHQRIHTGEKPYECQECGKTFSRSSNFAKHQRIHIGKKPYKCSECGKAFIHSSALIQHQRTHTGEKPFRCNECGKSFKCSSSRFRHQRTHIEEKP; this is encoded by the exons ATGAAAAGCAGAAATCTGGACATGGAGGAGGTGGTGATCATGGAGACAGATTTGGCCGAAATGCCTGAGAAAAAAG CCATGTCTTCCCAGGATTCCCCCCTCTGCCAAGAGAAGaacacagaagaggaagaagtggCAGCTATGTGCCTCACAGCCAGATCACAG GAGAAAGTGACATTCAAGGATGTGGCCATGGACTTTACTCCAGAGGAGTGGGGGAAGCTGGATCCTAAACAAAGGGATATGATGCTGGAGAACTATAGGAACCTGGTCTCACTTT gGCTTCCAGTTTCCAAACCTGAGAATTACAATTTGGACAGTGGAAAAGAACCATTAAAGCTTGAGAGAAAAACTCCCAAATGCAGCTATTCAG ACGTGGAGACTTTACCTGAGAGCAAAGATTCATCTTCAGTTCAAGATTTTTCCAAAGACGAATCACATCCAATTGCAATAATAGACAGACTGGCAAGAAATAGTGTCTATGACTCCAACTTGGAAACAGCTCTTGAATGTGAAAATTGGTTAGAAAATCAGCAAGAAAATCAGGAGAAACACTTGAGAGAAATGTTTACCCACATGAATTCACTTCCTGAAGATGAAGATCATGAGCGTGATATATACTGGAAAACCTTTGGTCAGAAGTCTGTTCTTATCACTCAAGACAGAGTTCCCAAAGGATCTTATGCCTTTCACTCACTTGGGAAAAGATTGAAACAGAaatcaaatttaatgaaaaaacagAGAACCTATAAAGAGAAAAAACCGCATAAATGTAATGACTGTGGTGAACTTTTCACTTACCATTCAGTGCTTATTCGACACCAGAGAgtccatactggagagaaaccctatacTTGTAATGATTGTGGGAAATCTTTTAGCCACAGAGCTAATTTAACTAAACACCAGAGAACTCATACTAGAATTCTCTTTGCATGTAGTGAATGCAAGAAAACCTTCACGGAAAGCTCATCCCTTGCAATTCACCAGAGAATTCACATTGGAGAGAGACCTTATGAAtgcagtgaatgtgggaaagGTTTTAACCGAAGTACACATCTTGTGCAGCATCAGTTGATTCATACTGGAGTGAAACCTTATGAATGTAATGAATGTGATAaagcttttattcattcatcagcaCTCATTAAACATcaaagaactcacactggagaaaagccctatagATGCCTAGAATGTGGTAAAGCCTTTAGCCATTGTTCATCCCTTACTAAGCATCAGAGAGTTCATACGGGAGAGAAGCCATATGAGTGTAGTGAATGTGGGAAAACTTTTAGTCAGAGCACGCACCTTGTTCAgcatcagagaattcatactggagaaaaacccTATGAGTGTCAAGAATGTGGGAAGACCTTTAGCCGGAGCTCAAATTTTGCTaaacatcagagaattcatattggaaagaaaccctacaaatgtagtgaatgtggaaaagccttcattcattcatcagctCTTATTCAACACCAAAGAACtcatacaggagagaaaccctttagatgtaatgaatgtgggaaaAGCTTTAAGTGTAGTTCATCCCGCTTCAGACATCAAAGAACTCACATAGAAGAGAAACCCTGA